One window of Nostoc sp. C052 genomic DNA carries:
- a CDS encoding Tic20 family protein produces the protein MSWRGSTTVSDRIFASLPYLLPLVDGLVFGSYFLNQFPALQVLLLPLQPVLIIYGSLGQLGQIIVFFALLLLVVRNEKISHFIRFNTMQAILLDIVIFLCSILVRVLGQVPGTGFAIETVANTIFLGVVAAVGYSAVQSLLGRYAEIPAISDAVYMQVR, from the coding sequence ATGTCTTGGCGCGGGTCTACAACAGTTTCAGATCGGATTTTTGCTTCCTTGCCTTATTTGCTGCCCCTAGTTGATGGTTTAGTCTTTGGCAGCTATTTCTTGAATCAGTTTCCAGCACTACAAGTTTTGCTTTTACCTCTGCAACCAGTGCTAATAATCTACGGTAGTCTAGGACAATTAGGACAAATAATTGTGTTCTTTGCCTTGTTACTGTTAGTGGTGAGAAACGAAAAAATCAGTCATTTCATTCGTTTCAACACAATGCAGGCAATTCTTTTGGACATAGTTATATTTTTGTGTTCCATACTGGTGCGAGTTTTAGGACAGGTTCCTGGTACTGGCTTTGCAATAGAAACAGTAGCTAACACCATCTTTCTAGGTGTTGTAGCAGCAGTTGGATATTCCGCCGTCCAGTCTCTACTGGGACGTTATGCCGAAATTCCGGCGATTTCCGATGCAGTGTATATGCAGGTGCGTTAG
- a CDS encoding photosynthesis system II assembly factor Ycf48 produces the protein MHSFLKGWQRIFALLIVVVICIGCSKIPSVSYNPWKVISVPTDSNLLDIGFTDNPEHGYLVGSNATLLETNDGGNTWKPITLQLDEQKYRFDSVSFAGKEGWIAGEPGLLLHTTDEGASWSRIPLSEKLPGSPIAVKALSDSTAEMATDVGAIYKTTDGGKNWKAQVESAVGVVRNLERSADGKYVAVSAKGSFYSTWEPGQDAWVPHNRNSSRRVENMGFANNGQLWLLARGGQIQFSDETKPDEWQKAQYPELSTSWGLLDLAYRTPNEIWIGGGSGNLLRSADGGKTWEKDREVEEVAANLYKIVFLEPERGFIIGDRGVLLKYLPNPEAA, from the coding sequence ATGCATTCATTTTTGAAAGGTTGGCAACGAATATTTGCCTTGTTAATAGTAGTCGTAATATGCATAGGTTGTAGCAAAATTCCCTCTGTTAGCTACAACCCTTGGAAAGTCATTTCTGTGCCAACAGACTCGAATCTATTGGATATAGGTTTTACTGATAACCCTGAACATGGCTACTTAGTAGGTAGCAATGCCACTCTGTTGGAAACCAATGATGGTGGTAATACTTGGAAACCAATCACACTGCAACTTGATGAGCAAAAGTATCGTTTTGACTCAGTAAGTTTTGCAGGAAAAGAAGGCTGGATTGCCGGAGAGCCAGGACTATTGCTGCATACAACTGATGAAGGTGCTTCATGGTCACGTATTCCTTTGAGCGAAAAGCTACCAGGTAGCCCGATCGCAGTTAAGGCACTGTCAGACAGTACAGCAGAAATGGCTACTGATGTGGGAGCCATATATAAGACCACAGATGGCGGCAAAAACTGGAAAGCCCAGGTAGAATCAGCAGTCGGTGTGGTACGTAACTTAGAACGTTCTGCTGATGGTAAATATGTTGCTGTTTCTGCTAAGGGTAGCTTCTACTCAACTTGGGAACCGGGGCAGGATGCTTGGGTTCCCCATAACCGCAATAGTTCTCGGCGGGTAGAAAACATGGGTTTTGCTAACAATGGGCAATTGTGGTTACTAGCTAGAGGAGGTCAAATTCAGTTTAGTGACGAAACTAAACCTGACGAGTGGCAAAAGGCACAATATCCAGAGTTATCTACAAGTTGGGGTTTACTAGATTTGGCATATCGCACACCCAATGAAATTTGGATAGGTGGCGGTAGCGGTAATTTACTACGGAGTGCCGACGGTGGCAAAACCTGGGAAAAAGACCGTGAAGTGGAAGAAGTTGCGGCTAATTTGTACAAGATTGTGTTCTTAGAGCCAGAACGGGGATTTATAATTGGCGATCGCGGTGTTTTGCTCAAATATCTACCAAACCCTGAAGCAGCTTAA
- a CDS encoding fumarylacetoacetate hydrolase family protein produces MAQRYVRIQNPEGQIYYGLLQLSLNVQVLDAPPWLHGQPTDLTFTPENYQILAPCAPSKIVAVGKNYADHAAEMGTPVPSEPLIFLKPPTSIIPSEREIKYPPQSQRVDYEGELALVIGDYAFECTPEVAQTKIWGYTIANDVTARDLQKKDGQWTRAKGFDTFCPLGPWIVRELNPGARLQTFVNDDVNPVQSACIDQMVFSPDVLVSYISQVMTLLPGDLVLTGTPEGVNPLHPGDRVRVEIEGIGRLENSVAVR; encoded by the coding sequence ATGGCGCAGCGCTACGTGCGAATTCAAAATCCAGAAGGACAGATTTACTATGGGTTACTACAGCTATCCCTGAATGTGCAGGTGCTAGATGCTCCCCCCTGGTTACATGGACAACCCACTGATTTAACTTTCACACCAGAAAATTACCAAATTCTGGCTCCCTGCGCTCCTTCAAAAATTGTGGCGGTGGGTAAGAATTATGCAGATCATGCAGCCGAAATGGGAACTCCAGTACCTTCTGAGCCATTAATCTTTCTCAAGCCACCCACGTCGATTATTCCATCTGAGAGGGAAATTAAATATCCTCCCCAGTCGCAAAGAGTTGACTACGAAGGAGAGTTAGCATTAGTGATTGGCGATTACGCCTTTGAATGCACACCAGAGGTAGCCCAAACCAAAATTTGGGGCTACACCATCGCTAATGATGTCACAGCGCGGGATTTACAAAAAAAGGATGGTCAATGGACACGAGCCAAAGGTTTTGATACTTTCTGCCCTTTGGGCCCTTGGATTGTACGAGAATTAAATCCTGGAGCGAGATTACAGACTTTTGTAAATGACGATGTTAATCCAGTCCAATCTGCTTGTATCGATCAGATGGTGTTTTCCCCCGATGTTTTAGTTTCCTATATCAGTCAGGTGATGACGTTATTACCCGGTGATTTGGTGCTTACAGGAACACCAGAGGGTGTCAATCCATTGCATCCAGGCGATCGCGTCCGCGTTGAAATTGAAGGTATTGGTCGCCTGGAAAACAGCGTAGCGGTTCGTTAA
- a CDS encoding photosystem II reaction center protein L — MVERSPNPNNQPVELNRTSLYLGLLLIFVLGILFSSYFFN, encoded by the coding sequence ATGGTAGAAAGATCGCCCAATCCCAATAATCAGCCGGTTGAACTAAACCGGACTTCGTTATACCTGGGATTACTGCTAATTTTCGTTCTGGGTATTCTATTTTCCAGTTACTTCTTTAACTAA
- the psbE gene encoding cytochrome b559 subunit alpha — MSGTTGERPFSDIITSVRYWVIHSITIPALFIAGWLFVSTGLAYDAFGTPRPNEYFTPARQEVPIVKNRFEAKKQVEQFIGK; from the coding sequence ATGTCAGGTACCACTGGAGAACGTCCGTTTTCGGACATCATTACCAGCGTTCGCTACTGGGTAATTCACAGCATCACCATCCCAGCATTGTTTATTGCTGGTTGGTTATTTGTCAGCACCGGACTGGCTTATGATGCTTTTGGCACACCCCGCCCCAACGAGTATTTCACACCAGCGCGGCAGGAAGTGCCCATTGTGAAGAACCGTTTTGAAGCTAAAAAACAAGTTGAACAATTTATTGGAAAGTAG
- a CDS encoding rubredoxin, translating into MSEPAVETPVLDRYECRACGYVYEPEKGDDKHDIPSGILFAELPINWRCPVCSAKKTAFANIGPAGTASGFKENLGYGLGVNNLTPTQKNILIFGALALGFLFFISLYGLQ; encoded by the coding sequence ATGAGCGAACCAGCTGTTGAGACTCCGGTGTTAGACCGCTATGAGTGTCGCGCCTGCGGTTATGTTTACGAACCTGAGAAGGGAGATGACAAGCATGATATTCCTTCCGGGATACTCTTTGCAGAACTGCCTATAAATTGGCGCTGTCCAGTTTGTTCTGCTAAAAAGACTGCCTTTGCCAACATCGGCCCTGCCGGTACTGCATCTGGGTTCAAAGAAAATCTCGGTTACGGTTTGGGTGTCAACAACCTAACCCCAACTCAAAAGAATATCCTAATTTTTGGTGCTTTGGCTCTTGGCTTCTTGTTTTTTATCAGTCTCTACGGCTTACAGTAA
- a CDS encoding STAS domain-containing protein has product MALTQQEFPVIFFKPEGSIDLEGGKALNEQMAGVVPQAHQLWIIDLTEVNFMDSSGLVPLVKGLKVARQSGCRLVLCNVQAPVRLILELTQLDTVFEIFNTYQDIFTTVKDNSLVLAG; this is encoded by the coding sequence ATGGCTCTCACACAACAAGAATTTCCAGTGATTTTCTTTAAACCCGAAGGAAGCATAGATTTGGAAGGCGGTAAGGCCTTAAATGAACAAATGGCTGGAGTCGTGCCTCAAGCTCATCAACTCTGGATTATCGACCTTACAGAGGTTAATTTCATGGACAGTTCTGGATTAGTCCCTTTGGTAAAAGGGTTAAAAGTTGCACGTCAGAGTGGTTGCCGTTTGGTTTTATGCAACGTACAGGCTCCTGTACGGTTAATTTTGGAACTTACCCAACTTGATACAGTGTTTGAAATTTTCAATACTTACCAAGACATTTTTACTACTGTCAAAGATAACAGTCTGGTGCTAGCAGGCTGA
- a CDS encoding Npun_F5560 family protein: MIQSDTPNIQVLSTEVSQLRQELQLRDQLVQQLSQELFRLVKGNTSFMPPQPELERDLSQLHALQEQLQAVEQQVGFYQEQITTRDSEIYQLRQSVQELTDRTRMLEQVVQELPQIYRRKFEERMTPVREKVAMLQRENRQLQAELQSVSYRLALKTRNASHSGIDLPNFPRPASEQTNISTPQNA; encoded by the coding sequence GTGATCCAATCTGATACACCGAATATTCAAGTTCTCTCTACCGAAGTATCGCAGCTACGCCAAGAGTTGCAACTTCGCGATCAACTAGTACAACAACTATCTCAAGAACTTTTCCGGTTGGTAAAGGGCAATACTAGTTTTATGCCGCCACAGCCGGAGCTTGAACGCGATTTAAGCCAGTTACACGCTTTGCAAGAACAACTCCAGGCTGTAGAGCAGCAGGTGGGGTTCTACCAAGAGCAAATTACGACTCGTGACTCCGAGATTTATCAATTGCGACAGTCAGTTCAAGAACTTACAGATCGCACTCGGATGTTGGAGCAAGTAGTACAAGAGTTGCCTCAAATTTACCGACGGAAGTTTGAGGAGCGGATGACGCCAGTCAGAGAAAAAGTAGCAATGCTACAACGCGAAAACCGCCAGCTACAAGCAGAACTGCAAAGCGTGAGTTACCGTTTAGCACTCAAAACTCGCAATGCTAGTCATAGCGGTATTGATTTGCCAAATTTTCCCCGTCCAGCATCCGAACAAACTAACATTTCGACTCCCCAGAATGCCTAA
- a CDS encoding IS1 family transposase (programmed frameshift) yields the protein MQCPYCGSTEIRKNGKRKGKQNHICTHCNRQFIDVYDQPKGYSEELKQECLKIYLNGMGFRGIERVKGVHHTTIIYWVKQLGEKLPDVPKEDMIPEVAELDELETFIGSKKTKFWLWTAVNHFTQGILAWVLGDHSSETFKPLWEIVEQWKSYFYVTDGWKVYPSFIPDGDQIVSKTYMTRVENENTRLRHYLARLHRKTLCYSKSEQMLRYSIKLLLHYLKYKIIPT from the exons GTGCAATGTCCATACTGCGGCTCTACGGAAATCAGAAAGAATGGGAAACGTAAAGGTAAACAAAATCACATTTGTACTCATTGCAATCGCCAATTTATTGATGTATACGATCAGCCAAAAGGATATTCAGAAGAACTAAAACAAGAATGCTTAAAAATCTACCTTAACGGCATGGGTTTTCGTGGTATTGAACGAGTTAAAGGCGTACACCATACTACGATCATCTATTGGGTCAAACAACTAGGAGAGAAGCTGCCAGATGTACCAAAAGAAGATATGATTCCAGAAGTTGCAGAACTGGATGAATTAGAGACATTCATCGGCTCAAAAAAAACAAAAT TTTGGTTGTGGACAGCAGTAAATCACTTTACTCAAGGTATTTTAGCTTGGGTTTTAGGAGACCATAGTTCTGAAACTTTTAAGCCACTTTGGGAAATTGTTGAACAGTGGAAAAGCTATTTTTATGTGACCGATGGCTGGAAGGTTTACCCAAGTTTTATCCCCGATGGAGACCAAATTGTGAGTAAAACATATATGACACGGGTGGAAAATGAAAATACTCGGTTACGTCATTATCTTGCACGCCTTCACCGCAAAACTTTATGCTATTCCAAATCAGAACAAATGCTGAGATACTCGATTAAATTATTACTTCATTATTTAAAGTATAAAATTATACCAACATAA
- the ndhC gene encoding photosynthetic/respiratory NAD(P)H-quinone oxidoreductase subunit C → MFVLSGYEYLLGFFIICSLVPALALSASKLLRPSSYSPERRTTYESGMEPIGGAWIQFNIRYYMFALVFVVFDVETVFLYPWAVAFHRLGLLAFIEALVFIAILVVALVYAWRKGALEWS, encoded by the coding sequence GTGTTTGTCCTCAGCGGTTACGAGTACCTTCTAGGCTTCTTCATCATCTGTAGCCTAGTACCTGCCTTAGCGCTCTCAGCATCCAAGCTCCTACGACCCAGTAGTTACAGCCCAGAACGGCGCACCACTTACGAATCTGGCATGGAACCCATCGGGGGAGCCTGGATTCAGTTCAACATCCGCTACTACATGTTTGCTCTGGTCTTCGTCGTCTTTGATGTGGAGACTGTTTTCTTGTATCCTTGGGCAGTAGCTTTCCACCGTTTGGGGCTATTGGCATTTATTGAAGCGCTAGTCTTTATTGCAATTCTTGTAGTCGCTTTAGTTTACGCGTGGCGTAAAGGAGCTTTGGAATGGTCTTGA
- the rpsF gene encoding 30S ribosomal protein S6 has translation MTTSYETMYILRPDLGEEQVEQAVTKYQNLLRDQGAEDIQIQNRGKRRLAYEIKKHRDGIYIQLNYGAPATAIAPFERAMRLSEEVIRYLTVKQEIAEEKPPKEEKERPTKVAATATV, from the coding sequence ATGACTACAAGTTACGAAACAATGTACATTCTCCGTCCTGACCTCGGAGAGGAACAGGTAGAGCAAGCAGTTACTAAATATCAGAATTTGCTTCGCGATCAAGGCGCTGAAGATATCCAAATTCAAAATCGTGGTAAGCGTCGTCTGGCTTATGAAATCAAAAAACATCGCGATGGCATTTACATTCAATTAAACTACGGTGCCCCAGCAACTGCGATCGCTCCCTTTGAACGTGCCATGCGCTTGAGTGAAGAAGTAATTCGCTATCTGACAGTTAAGCAAGAAATTGCCGAAGAAAAACCCCCTAAAGAGGAAAAGGAAAGGCCCACTAAAGTAGCTGCAACTGCAACCGTGTAA
- a CDS encoding PEP-CTERM sorting domain-containing protein — MTDSIFKKLAAATVGTALIFSFGETIPAQAAVLTYNFSNNDKTLTGTFSFDQAAAADDQEVTIAEGLKISANYGGQLYTEADDPLASVFTDFSGTILNQAGLGLYFTPSTFNVYRDSFIDLNDSSGAGVQTVTYTSVPEPSLMLGLSVFGLSLFLGKKIGSSRPSSTKA; from the coding sequence ATGACTGACTCCATCTTTAAGAAGTTAGCCGCTGCAACGGTAGGAACTGCTTTGATTTTTTCCTTCGGCGAGACTATCCCCGCCCAAGCAGCAGTCCTAACTTATAATTTTTCTAACAACGATAAAACTCTCACAGGCACTTTTTCATTCGACCAAGCAGCAGCAGCAGACGATCAAGAAGTAACCATCGCAGAAGGTTTAAAGATTTCTGCTAACTATGGTGGACAGTTATACACTGAAGCGGATGATCCTTTAGCGTCAGTTTTCACTGACTTTTCAGGAACAATTTTGAACCAAGCAGGCTTAGGGTTGTATTTTACACCTAGCACTTTTAATGTCTACCGTGATAGTTTTATCGATTTGAATGATTCCAGTGGTGCGGGTGTTCAAACTGTCACTTACACGAGTGTTCCAGAGCCAAGTTTGATGTTGGGATTGTCTGTATTCGGATTGAGTTTGTTCTTGGGTAAAAAGATCGGATCTTCTAGACCATCAAGCACAAAAGCTTAA
- a CDS encoding glutathione S-transferase family protein, with protein sequence MSNIQLYFAQASTFSQRTRVVLLEKGIDFTPIEIDLQNKPDGYTQISRYGKVPAIKHGDIEIYESAVINEYLEEVFPEPPLLPRDPAAKAIARIWIDYANTRFVPAFNKFLRGKDSQEQEQGRKEFTEALLYIEQEGLGKGDYLLGDRFSLVDISFYPWFERLPLLEHFRKFTLPTETPQLQAWWNLVGDRSSIQAVANPVDFYLERFAKVLGEPLPVGAAQK encoded by the coding sequence ATGAGTAACATACAACTGTACTTTGCCCAAGCTTCTACCTTCTCTCAACGTACTCGTGTAGTCTTACTGGAAAAAGGTATTGATTTCACCCCGATAGAAATTGACTTACAGAACAAGCCAGATGGGTACACGCAGATTTCGCGCTATGGTAAAGTTCCGGCGATCAAACATGGGGATATTGAAATTTATGAGTCCGCCGTTATTAATGAATATCTAGAGGAGGTTTTTCCAGAACCACCATTGTTACCCCGCGATCCTGCTGCGAAAGCGATCGCTCGCATTTGGATAGATTACGCCAATACTCGCTTTGTCCCAGCTTTTAACAAATTCCTGCGCGGTAAAGATAGTCAAGAACAGGAACAAGGAAGAAAAGAGTTCACAGAAGCGCTTCTATATATTGAACAAGAAGGGTTAGGCAAAGGTGATTACTTATTGGGAGATCGGTTTAGCCTTGTTGATATCAGCTTCTATCCTTGGTTTGAACGTTTACCACTCTTAGAACACTTCCGCAAATTCACACTACCAACAGAAACACCCCAGTTGCAGGCATGGTGGAATCTGGTAGGCGATCGCTCCTCAATTCAAGCAGTTGCAAATCCTGTGGACTTTTATTTAGAAAGATTTGCCAAAGTTCTCGGTGAACCTCTTCCCGTTGGTGCGGCACAAAAATAG
- a CDS encoding photosystem I reaction center subunit VIII codes for MAASFLPSILASTSYLPAIFVPIIGWVLPAVVFSFLFLYIESDDISNIN; via the coding sequence ATGGCAGCTTCTTTTTTGCCTTCTATCTTGGCTAGTACTTCCTACTTGCCTGCTATTTTCGTTCCCATAATCGGTTGGGTTTTGCCAGCTGTGGTATTCTCGTTTCTGTTTTTATACATTGAAAGCGACGACATCAGCAACATTAACTAA
- a CDS encoding photosystem II reaction center protein J, with product MSAGSGRIPLWVVATIAGLGIITVLGIFFYGAYAGLGSSI from the coding sequence GTGTCTGCAGGAAGTGGGAGAATTCCCCTGTGGGTCGTCGCTACGATCGCAGGTTTAGGTATAATTACAGTCTTGGGCATTTTCTTTTATGGTGCCTACGCCGGACTCGGTTCTTCAATCTAA
- the psbF gene encoding cytochrome b559 subunit beta, whose product MTSGNNINQPVTYPIFTVRWLAVHTLGVPTVFFLGAIAAMQFIQR is encoded by the coding sequence ATGACTAGCGGCAATAACATCAATCAACCAGTTACCTATCCAATTTTTACCGTTAGATGGCTGGCAGTTCACACCTTAGGTGTACCAACTGTATTCTTTTTGGGCGCGATCGCCGCAATGCAATTTATTCAACGTTAG
- a CDS encoding DedA family protein — protein sequence MSLELISLENIQEVAHTYGYWAIFLGILLENLGIPLPGETVTLVGGFLAGSDELNFWLVLGDAIMGAVIGGTCGYWIGRVSGWAFLVKVGSIFRISEVRLLNIKEQFSQNAAKGVFFGRFLALLRVFAAPLAGIAEMPFGKFFLYNFLGAVAWASLMVTLAFFAGKVVSLEQLVAWVGQFAIAALLILAALIIVPLWLESRQVKEVRSEE from the coding sequence ATGTCTTTAGAGCTGATTTCACTAGAAAATATCCAGGAAGTCGCCCACACTTACGGGTATTGGGCAATCTTTTTGGGAATTTTGCTAGAAAATTTAGGCATTCCCCTTCCTGGTGAAACCGTGACCTTAGTAGGTGGGTTTCTAGCTGGCAGCGATGAACTAAATTTCTGGCTGGTTCTCGGTGACGCAATTATGGGTGCTGTCATTGGTGGCACTTGTGGCTACTGGATTGGTAGAGTTAGCGGTTGGGCTTTTCTGGTAAAAGTTGGTAGCATTTTTCGGATTTCGGAAGTGCGGCTGCTAAATATTAAAGAGCAATTTAGTCAGAATGCTGCTAAAGGGGTATTTTTTGGACGTTTTTTGGCATTGTTACGAGTTTTTGCTGCACCACTAGCTGGTATAGCTGAAATGCCTTTTGGAAAATTCTTTTTATACAATTTTTTAGGAGCAGTTGCTTGGGCTAGTTTGATGGTGACGTTAGCTTTTTTTGCTGGCAAAGTTGTCTCTTTAGAACAATTGGTTGCTTGGGTAGGTCAATTTGCGATCGCAGCTTTACTGATTCTCGCTGCCTTAATTATTGTGCCCCTCTGGCTAGAGTCTCGCCAAGTTAAGGAAGTGAGGAGTGAAGAATAA
- a CDS encoding argininosuccinate synthase, with amino-acid sequence MGRAKKVVLAYSGGVDTSVCIPYLKQEWGVEEVITLAADLGQGDELEPVREKALKSGASESLVADVKDSFVKDYAFGAIQANALYENRYPLGTALARPLIAKVLVETAEKYGADAIAHGCTGKGNDQVRFDVSVTALNPNLKILAPAREWGMSREQTIAYGEKFGIPSPVKKSSPYSIDKNLLGRSIEAGLLEDPSFEPPEEIYEMTKAIADTPNEPEYIEIGFQGGIPTTLNGIAKKPVELIEELNQLVGNHGIGRIDMIENRLVGIKSREIYESPAMLVLIQAHRDLESLTLTADVTHYKRGIEETYSQIVYNGLWYSPLKVALDAFIQKTQERVSGTVRVKLFKGSSTIVGRSSDNSLYTPDLATYGAEDQFDHKAAEGFIYVWGLPTRIWSRHTKS; translated from the coding sequence ATGGGTCGCGCCAAAAAGGTTGTCCTAGCATATTCTGGTGGAGTGGATACTTCAGTTTGCATCCCCTACCTCAAACAGGAGTGGGGTGTGGAAGAGGTGATTACCCTAGCAGCAGATTTAGGTCAGGGAGATGAATTAGAGCCAGTTCGAGAAAAAGCTCTGAAATCCGGTGCAAGTGAATCCCTCGTGGCGGATGTCAAAGACAGCTTCGTTAAAGATTACGCCTTTGGAGCGATTCAAGCTAACGCTCTTTATGAAAATCGTTATCCTCTAGGAACTGCTCTGGCCCGTCCACTGATTGCTAAGGTATTAGTAGAAACAGCCGAAAAATATGGTGCTGATGCGATCGCTCACGGTTGCACTGGCAAAGGTAACGATCAGGTTCGCTTTGATGTCTCTGTAACCGCTCTGAACCCCAACCTGAAGATTCTCGCACCAGCCAGAGAATGGGGAATGAGCCGTGAGCAAACCATCGCCTATGGTGAAAAGTTTGGTATTCCTTCACCAGTCAAAAAATCTTCTCCCTACAGCATTGACAAGAATTTGCTCGGTCGTAGTATTGAAGCTGGTTTACTCGAAGATCCGTCATTTGAGCCACCAGAAGAAATCTATGAAATGACCAAAGCGATCGCTGACACTCCCAATGAGCCAGAGTACATCGAAATCGGTTTCCAAGGTGGTATTCCCACTACCCTCAACGGTATAGCTAAAAAGCCAGTTGAGCTAATTGAAGAACTCAATCAGCTTGTAGGAAATCATGGCATCGGCCGGATCGATATGATTGAAAACCGTCTGGTGGGCATAAAATCGCGGGAAATCTACGAATCACCTGCGATGTTGGTGCTAATTCAGGCACATAGAGATTTAGAAAGCTTGACTTTAACGGCAGATGTCACCCATTACAAGCGCGGCATTGAAGAAACTTACAGCCAAATCGTTTACAACGGTTTATGGTATAGTCCCCTAAAAGTTGCACTCGATGCTTTTATTCAAAAGACACAAGAACGAGTCTCTGGAACTGTGCGAGTGAAGTTGTTCAAGGGCAGCTCTACAATTGTTGGGCGTTCGAGCGATAATTCCCTCTACACTCCCGATTTGGCAACCTACGGAGCCGAAGACCAATTCGATCACAAAGCCGCTGAAGGCTTTATCTACGTTTGGGGATTACCAACTCGCATTTGGTCGCGGCACACTAAAAGTTAG
- the ndhK gene encoding photosynthetic/respiratory NAD(P)H-quinone oxidoreductase subunit K, giving the protein MVLNSNLTTQDKERIINPIERTTITQDLSENVILTTVDDLYDWARLSSLWPLLFGTACCFIEFAALIGSRFDFDRFGLIPRSSPRQADLIITAGTITMKMAPQLVRLYEQMPEPKYVIAMGACTITGGMFSVDSPTAVRGVDKLIPVDVYLPGCPPRPEAIIDAIIKLRKKISNESMQERDKIKQTHRYYSTTHNLKPVDEILTGKYLQSETRYAPPKELAEAIGLPVPPALLTAKVQKEEQTRG; this is encoded by the coding sequence ATGGTCTTGAATTCTAACTTAACAACCCAGGACAAAGAACGAATCATCAACCCCATTGAGCGGACTACAATCACTCAAGACCTTTCAGAAAACGTCATTTTGACGACGGTTGATGACCTCTACGACTGGGCGCGGCTTTCTAGTCTGTGGCCGCTGTTATTTGGTACTGCTTGCTGCTTTATTGAGTTTGCAGCTTTAATTGGTTCCCGATTTGACTTTGACCGTTTTGGGCTAATTCCCCGTTCTAGCCCCCGCCAAGCCGATTTAATTATTACGGCAGGGACTATTACGATGAAGATGGCTCCTCAATTGGTGCGTCTTTATGAACAAATGCCAGAGCCAAAGTATGTAATTGCGATGGGTGCTTGCACAATTACTGGCGGGATGTTCAGCGTTGATTCCCCCACAGCAGTGCGCGGAGTCGATAAATTGATTCCTGTAGATGTGTATTTGCCTGGTTGTCCTCCCCGTCCAGAAGCAATTATCGACGCAATCATTAAGCTGCGGAAGAAAATCTCCAATGAGTCGATGCAAGAGCGGGATAAAATTAAGCAAACTCACCGCTACTACAGCACGACTCATAACCTGAAGCCAGTAGATGAAATCTTAACTGGTAAGTATTTGCAGTCAGAAACTCGCTATGCACCACCGAAAGAATTGGCGGAAGCGATTGGTTTACCAGTACCACCTGCACTGCTGACAGCAAAGGTACAAAAGGAGGAACAAACCCGTGGCTGA
- a CDS encoding NAD(P)H-quinone oxidoreductase subunit J, whose amino-acid sequence MAEEESKPVAAAKEESLVQAGKVSQWLTENGFDHEFLAPDKNGVEIIKVAADFLLPTATALYAYGFNYLQFQGGVDLGPGQELVSVYHLNKVGDNSDRPEEVRVKVFLPRENPVVPSVYWIWKTADWQERESYDMYGIIYEGHPNLKRILMPEDWVGWPLRKDYISPDFYELQDAY is encoded by the coding sequence GTGGCTGAAGAAGAATCTAAACCAGTAGCAGCAGCAAAAGAAGAGTCATTGGTACAAGCCGGTAAAGTTTCCCAGTGGTTGACGGAAAATGGCTTTGACCATGAGTTTTTGGCACCAGATAAAAATGGTGTAGAGATAATTAAGGTGGCGGCAGATTTTTTGCTTCCTACCGCTACAGCCCTTTATGCCTACGGGTTTAATTATCTCCAGTTTCAAGGTGGTGTTGACCTTGGGCCAGGACAGGAATTGGTGAGTGTGTATCACTTGAATAAAGTGGGTGATAATAGCGATCGCCCCGAAGAAGTTCGAGTTAAGGTGTTCTTACCACGGGAAAACCCCGTAGTGCCTTCTGTGTACTGGATTTGGAAGACCGCAGATTGGCAAGAACGCGAGTCTTACGATATGTACGGCATTATCTACGAAGGACACCCAAATCTCAAGCGAATTTTGATGCCGGAAGATTGGGTAGGTTGGCCTTTGCGAAAAGATTACATCTCGCCTGATTTCTATGAGTTGCAAGATGCTTATTAG